The following DNA comes from Brassica oleracea var. oleracea cultivar TO1000 chromosome C5, BOL, whole genome shotgun sequence.
GGTATTAATAGCGTCGTAGCATAGCCTTTTTTGCTTCTCTGCTATTGTATATAAACACGGGCCTTTATAATAGNNNNNNNNNNNNNNNNNNNNNNNNNNNNNNNNNNNNNNNNNNNNNNNNNNNNNNNNNNNNNNNNNNNNNNNNNNNNNNNNNNNNNNNNNNNNNNNNNNNNATAGCGCTTTTCGTCCGCTATTACTAACCACATTTCCTGTAGTGTTGAACTTCTTGTGGAAGCTCTATAAAGTTGTCTTCTCCACTTTTCTCCTTGTGGCAGTCTAGCATCCTCACATACCTTGCACTCTCCTCATCTTCTATCAATTGAGTCTCTCTATCAACTGTTATGGCATGTTGAAGAGAGTCCTCAATAGCTAATTCCTCCAAATACTCTTCAGTTAAAGTTTTCATCTCCTCAATGTAGAATGCTTGGCTTTGGGTAGTGGGCTTCTTCATCACCTGCTTGATGTTAAAATGCAAGATGTTCTATTTGCCAAGATGAAGATCAATCTTCTCTTCCTTAACATTCACAACAGCTCCTGTTGTAGTCAAGAAAGGTCTCCCTAATATCAAAGGATTTGTTGGTTCTTCATCCATCTCCAACACCACAAAATATGTAGGAATCTCACAATTTCCAACCATAACAGGGAGATCTTCTAGGATACCAATGAGAATCTTCACTGAGCGATCAGCTAGCACAAGAGAGAGTCTACACTTCTTGTATTGTGTAAACCCAAGCCTTTTAGCAATGGAGAGAGGCATAAGGCTCACACTTGCTCCCAAATCACATAGACACTTTTCAAAAGCCAATTGCCCAATGGCACAAGGTAGTGTGAAACTTTCTGGATCTTCAAGCTTCTTGGGGATGGTTAGCCGATGTATAATGGCGCTGCATTCATGGGTGAGAACTACCATCCCTTCCATCTCTTTCTTCTTCTTGGCTACAGCATCCTTGAGGAACTTGATGTACTGAGGCACTAGCATGAAGGCATCATTAATGGGCATAGTAATCTGAACTTCACTCATTTGCTTCTCAAACAAGGCCTTGTATTGCTCCAAAAGTTGTCTCTTGAATCTACCAGGAAAGGGAAGTTTTGCTTCATATGGAGGAAGAATGAATGGAGCTCCTTTTGATGAAGTAGCAGCTTCATTCTTTTTCACAACCTTCTTCTCTTCTCCAACTTTTCTTTTCCTTTAGCTTCAACTATCTTCTCCAAGATCTCTACATTGGTTTTCTCATCCACAATAACTACATCATCAACCACATTGATGACCACCTCCCCATCTTGATTCTCATTATCCCTAATGAGATCTCTAGGAGGCAACTGTTTACCACTCCTAAGGGTGATGGATTTCATTGTCTCCTTGCTATCCAAGAGAAGCATATCCAGCTTGTCTTGTAAAGCTTTTAACTCTTTCTTGGTGTTTGTATCATCACCTCCACTGCCTATGTTGCTTCTATCAGGCTCATCACTGTAGACTGAATCATTCTTAGCCATATTCTCTAGAAGCTCCAAAGCATCTGCTTCAGTTCTCCCCAAGAACAAACCATTGCTAGCAGTATCAAGTTGGCTTCTAAACTTTGGCAAAGCACCTCTGTAGAAAGTACTAAGCAAACTCTCCATATTGAAGCCATGATGAGGACATTGAGAGATGTAGCTGATGAACCTTTCCCATGCTTCTCCAAAGCCTTCAAGAGTCTTTTGATGAAATCCAGAGATTTCATTCCTTAGCTTAGAAATTCTTGAAGTACAGAAGAACTTATTGAGTAAAGCATTCTTGCATTCATCCCATGTGGTGATTGAGTCTCTTGAAAAGCTCTTCTCCCATGTGTGAGCTTTGCCTCCCAAAGAGAATGGAAACAACCTGAGCTTGAATGCATCTTCAGAGACACCATTGATCTTTGTTGTTCCACACAGCTTATCAAAGTTATCCAAGTGGTCTAGTGGATCCTCCAAGGCAAGACCATGGTACTTGTCGCTCTGGATCATGTTTATCAAGCTTGACTTGATCTCGAAGTTGTTGTTTTCCACAGCTGGTGCTCTGATGCCAGCTCTATGCCCATGGATATTGGGCTCATCATGTGTGCCAATAGCTCTTGCTTGGCGCTGTGGGTGTTGTGGCCTAAGGTTGGCAGCTCCTTTGCCAATGCCCTCTCCATCTTGAGGCTGATTCTGATGTTGATCCATCATAAACCTCAATCTGTCTAGGTGAGCATGTTGCTCTTCTTCTCTTCTTCTCCTTTCAATCTCCCTTTCAAGTGCTCTAATGTCTTCAACTCTTGGAACTAGATCCGTTGGACCTCTGCTCCGCAAGTTCATGCACCTGAGATACAAAAGGGCTAGGAGAGAGTATCAACTAGATATAATAATAAGACTTAGTCTCAAGTAAGGACCAAATCTCAATGTCAAAAACAACTTAGAACCGGCAACTGCGCCAAATTTGAAATGGACTTTTCAGAGGTCCAATAATCAAATCATTATAGTAATTAAGATGTCAATCAATTTCAATTATTTTGATGCAAAGAGAATGCAGGTTCAAGCTTAATCTAAGTGCAATCAAGTGATAAGGTGATTCAATCAAGCTAACAAGGTTCTAACGCTACTAATTAGCAACTTTCAATCAAATAGATAAAGAAGGACACATGGGTATAGGAATTTGATGTCAAATGATTAAGATTCAATCTAAAATGACAAGGTTTCAATCAACACATTTCCCTAAGTCTAGATAACAATTCTAAGCAAGTTTTTTATCGAGATAAATGTTCATTTGCTCTCATTGATCAAACATCAAATATCTTTGGTTTGTGTCAGTCAAGCAATCATTAAGAACATATCATACAACTATCAAAACTCCCCTAACATCAAATGTCTTTGGTAGGGTAAGTTAAGAGCATGTTGAGTTGGCTCAGACATTTCATCGAACACCTTTCAGGCAATGAAATGTCTAGGTTTCTAATCTGAAATGGCCAACTCTAGATTAGCATTAAGATCACTCAATCAAGCAAGGAAACATATTAATATATTCTAAACATTCTAGATCATCACTTAATCATCCTAATCATCCTAACCCATGAATCCAAACATGACTACTCACTAATTGTCATGATAAACCCAAGAATCAATGATGATCTGGTGTTAATCATGATTAGTGATCGAGATAATCAAGCAAACACAAGATTTCAAGATGAAAAGATGTTAAAGTTTAAATCTTT
Coding sequences within:
- the LOC106344716 gene encoding uncharacterized protein LOC106344716, with protein sequence MDQHQNQPQDGEGIGKGAANLRPQHPQRQARAIGTHDEPNIHGHRAGIRAPAVENNNFEIKSSLINMIQSDKYHGLALEDPLDHLDNFDKLCGTTKINGVSEDAFKLRLFPFSLGGKAHTWEKSFSRDSITTWDECKNALLNKFFCTSRISKLRNEISGFHQKTLEGFGEAWERFISYISQCPHHGFNMESLLSTFYRGALPKFRSQLDTASNGLFLGRTEADALELLENMAKNDSVYSDEPDRSNIGSGGDDTNTKKELKALQDKLDMLLLDSKETMKSITLRSGKQLPPRDLIRDNENQDGEVVINVVDDVVIVDEKTNVEILEKIVEAKGKEKLEKRRRFKRQLLEQYKALFEKQMSEVQITMPINDAFMLVPQYIKFLKDAVAKKKKEMEGMVVLTHECSAIIHRLTIPKKLEDPESFTLPCAIGQLAFEKCLCDLGASVSLMPLSIAKRLGFTQYKKCRLSLVLADRSVKILIGILEDLPVMVGNCEIPTYFVVLEMDEEPTNPLILGRPFLTTTGAVVNVKEEKIDLHLGK